GAGTCGCCGTAGGCGACGAAGAAGTTCCGCTCTCCGGAGAAGACGTCCTCGACGCCGGTGAACCCGTGCGCGACCATGAGGGCGGCGGTGACGCCGTTGCGCGCGGGCATGCCGCCGAAGTCGAAGGCCTTTTCTATGTGGCCCTCGTCGCGCATCCAGCACGAGATGCCCGAAGCCTGCTGGGCCGCGTAGGAAATCAGGTACCTCGCGCGCTGCTCGTCGACGCGCGCCAGGGCTCCCGCCGCCGCCGCGGCGCCGAAGGTCGGCCCGAAGCTGTGGGTCGAATGACCTGCCGCCCGGAACTTCAGTGCGCCCAGGGACTGGGTGATCCGACAGCCGACGTCGTAGCCGAGCGCCACGGCGCGCAGCAGCGCCGCGCCGCCCGCACGCTCGCGCTCGGCCATCGCCAGCGACGCGGCGACGATGCCGCAGCCGGGGTGGGTTTGCGAGGGCGAATGCGAATCGTCGGTCTCATCGGCGTGCGCGAGCATGCCGTTCGCGAGCGCGGCGTTCGCGGCCGAGGTGAGCACCCGGCTGCCGGGCACGCACGCCTCCTTCACCCCGCCGAGCGATCGCGCGAACGAGATCGCCTTCTTCCCCGGGCGGAGCCGCGACCCCGACACCATGGCGGCGATCGTGTCGAGCAGGTGGTGCTTGGTCTTCTCGGCGACGGCGTCGGGGAGCGGTCTGCGCGGGGCGCCGGCCATATAGGCGCTGAGGCGCTGCATCACCGGTGAAACGGGCAAGGCGGAAGGCATGTCGATTGTCTCGCGGTATCATGGCCGGATGAACCGGCTTGCGGCGATTGTATGCGGCGCGGCGCTGGCCGTGGTGGCCCATGCCGAGAGCTTCCCGGAGAAGCCGGCGCATTTCATCGTCGGCTTCACCCCCGGCGGCCCGAGCGACATCATCGCGCGCGCTCTCGGACAGAAGCTCTCCGAGCTGTGGTCGCAGCCGGTGGTGATCGAGAACCGGCCCGGGGCCGGCGGCAACCTCGCCGCCGAGGCGGCGGCGAAGAGCGCGCCCGACGGCTATACGTGGCTCCTCGGCAACAACAGCATCCTCGCGACCAACCAGAGCCTGTACAAGAAGCTCGCCTTCGATCCGGTGGCCGACTTCGCGCCGGTGGCGCTGGTGGCGA
The sequence above is drawn from the Candidatus Sulfotelmatobacter sp. genome and encodes:
- a CDS encoding MmgE/PrpD family protein: MPSALPVSPVMQRLSAYMAGAPRRPLPDAVAEKTKHHLLDTIAAMVSGSRLRPGKKAISFARSLGGVKEACVPGSRVLTSAANAALANGMLAHADETDDSHSPSQTHPGCGIVAASLAMAERERAGGAALLRAVALGYDVGCRITQSLGALKFRAAGHSTHSFGPTFGAAAAAGALARVDEQRARYLISYAAQQASGISCWMRDEGHIEKAFDFGGMPARNGVTAALMVAHGFTGVEDVFSGERNFFVAYGDSPDPEELARELGERYEIARTDIKRWSVGSPIQAPLDSLLELIKLHRVRAGEVERVIVRVAHQGANTTDNRDMPDICMQHLCAVMLLDGTVSFKSSHDAARMRHPKVLELRERIELKGDDALTRAMPRREGIVAIKLKDGREIEHHTRAVRGTPENPMTRDEVEAKSLDLMAPVLGRARAAKLCAAIREVEKIRDIRTLRPLLRA